In the genome of Thermodesulfobacteriota bacterium, the window TCCGCCCCCCTAATTCGGCGTGATCAATCCCGATAATCTCTTTTTCTGCCTGCAAAAAGGGATATTGCTGTTCTTTAACCAACCTGATTATTTGATCATATTCTGTCTTGACGTAAGTGCTGAGTATCACCTTGCCGATATCGTGAAGGAGAGCGGCGGTAAATAAGAAAGGATCTTCAGGCAAACCTGTTTTTCGCACCAATATCTGAGAAAGAAGGGCGCAGGCCACAGAATGTCTCCAGAGTTCGCCTTTCCCCAGGCTATAACCTGCACCGGCCCTTTGGTAGTATTTACCGCTGTTGTCTGTCATAATGATTTCGTGTAAATTTTTCTGGCCGAGCAAGACCAGGGCCTCCTGCAAGGAACTGATCTTTCTCTTTAGGGCGAAGTATGCAGAATTGCATAATTTCAATATATTAGCCGTCATAGCCTGGTCAAGCTGTATAACCTTGACCAGATCCTGAACGTTGCTTTTGGGATCGTTTAGCAAGGAAAATACCTTCTGTGCCACTTCCGGAAGTGGTGGCAATTCCTTGATACCTTTAGTAATGGTCCTGAGATCTTTCATAGTTCCATCTCTCCGCTGTCCGATACCTTGAGATAGACGCGCCCCGTGCCTATCTCAAGGCGCATAGTGCGGTTGACATTACCACCTATGTCTTCTTTGCTTATAAGAACGTCATTTTTCCAAAAGATCTTGCGAAGGGCCATGTAGTTACGTTTGCCGATATTGAAAAAGCCGCTGGCATCCATAACCTGCGCCCCGCCCGCTATTTTAATTATTATGCGTTTTTTATCAGCGCCGTATTTATATGCCTCTTTGAAAAGCAAGGGCACGCCTGTATCTGCAAACATGCACGGATTTTTTTCTGCCTTTTCCGGGGCTATCTTTGATTCAGGAAGCATTAGATGAAGCAACCCCCCCACCTTAACTACAGGATCATAAATGGACACGCCGATGCAGGACCCCAGGGAGTAAGTAATTAAAATAGCCGAGGGGTCCTTGCTTACGCACATATCTGCAATACCGACGACGAGTTTGCTGGCCACAACCGATCCTTTTTCTATTTTTTCTGATAGACAGTCGGACGCGCATATTTAAAGGCATGCTTTATACCCGTCAGGCTTTCTGAGTGCCCGATAAAAAGGTAGCCTCCTTCACCTAGCGCCGAATAAAAACCGTTTACTACTTTTCCCTGTGTGTTCTTATCGAAATAGATCATCACATTACGGCAAAAAATTATGTCCATAGGTTCCTTACATGGACATGGTTCCATGAGGTTATATCTCATAAACTGGATGCAGTTCCTGACCACAGGCTTAACCTGGACGTATCCCTGCCACCGGCCCTGTCCTTTTTGGAAGTATTTTTTCAGGATATTAGTATTAATATCCTTGCATCGTTCTTCCGGGTATATCCCCTGCTCGGCTGTAGCTAAGACCCTTGTAGATATATCGGTTGCCAATATTTTTAAGTTCAACGCCGGGATAACTGCCTTATGTTCTAAAATAGTTATTGCAAGAGAATAAGGCTCCTCGCCTGATGAACAACCGGCGCTCCAGATTCT includes:
- a CDS encoding protein-glutamate O-methyltransferase, which translates into the protein MFDDLTDKEFELFSRLIYTKAGINLHTGKKELLRARLAKRLRSSNFQSFQEYYDYVLQDKSGEELVRLLDSVSTNLTSFFRESNHFQFLADEALPGLLADKKRGGRIRIWSAGCSSGEEPYSLAITILEHKAVIPALNLKILATDISTRVLATAEQGIYPEERCKDINTNILKKYFQKGQGRWQGYVQVKPVVRNCIQFMRYNLMEPCPCKEPMDIIFCRNVMIYFDKNTQGKVVNGFYSALGEGGYLFIGHSESLTGIKHAFKYARPTVYQKK
- a CDS encoding HDOD domain-containing protein, translating into MKDLRTITKGIKELPPLPEVAQKVFSLLNDPKSNVQDLVKVIQLDQAMTANILKLCNSAYFALKRKISSLQEALVLLGQKNLHEIIMTDNSGKYYQRAGAGYSLGKGELWRHSVACALLSQILVRKTGLPEDPFLFTAALLHDIGKVILSTYVKTEYDQIIRLVKEQQYPFLQAEKEIIGIDHAELGGRIAEEWNFPGALVEAIAQHHTPDTENYISCIVHLCNLMTIMMGIGTGYGLADYGKDAVMKKLGLKERHLESCMVELWHELQKAEDLLKC
- a CDS encoding chemotaxis protein CheD, giving the protein MCVSKDPSAILITYSLGSCIGVSIYDPVVKVGGLLHLMLPESKIAPEKAEKNPCMFADTGVPLLFKEAYKYGADKKRIIIKIAGGAQVMDASGFFNIGKRNYMALRKIFWKNDVLISKEDIGGNVNRTMRLEIGTGRVYLKVSDSGEMEL